Proteins found in one Arthrobacter sp. U41 genomic segment:
- the ccsB gene encoding c-type cytochrome biogenesis protein CcsB, whose amino-acid sequence MLPINETMGQYSELFMLLAAGTYTVAFIAFAWDLAKSSKTLRAVDLRAAELAGAEAARVPVAAGVGASSEAVDRADSDAAGDRSDGDVAGPVGRAERPTSSAARGTGNAAGIGQTADGAMRYSAERRAPARVGVALTVLGVAIHAAGVITRAIGAGRVPWGNMYEFLTTGAFVAVAVFLLVLIRRDLRFLGTFVVGLAIIMLVAASVAYWTPVGHLVPALQSYWLIIHVSIAVLSSALFTLTFAMSALQLVQTHRQKTIAAGGADKLGFMRLVPTALSLENLSYRINAIAFVGWTFTLMFGAIWAEKAWGRFWGWDTKEVWTFVIWVVYAGYLHARATRGWTGTRAAWLSIVGYLCVVFNFTIVNQFFNGLHSYSGL is encoded by the coding sequence ATGCTCCCCATCAACGAAACCATGGGCCAGTACAGCGAGTTGTTCATGCTCCTCGCGGCAGGCACCTACACGGTGGCTTTCATCGCCTTCGCGTGGGACCTGGCCAAGAGCAGCAAGACGCTGCGCGCGGTGGACCTTCGGGCCGCCGAGCTGGCAGGAGCCGAGGCCGCCCGCGTGCCGGTGGCAGCCGGCGTCGGGGCCTCCTCCGAAGCCGTTGACCGGGCCGACTCGGACGCGGCCGGTGACCGATCCGACGGGGACGTGGCCGGGCCGGTGGGCCGGGCCGAGCGCCCGACGTCCTCCGCGGCTCGCGGTACCGGGAATGCTGCCGGCATCGGCCAGACCGCCGACGGCGCCATGCGCTACTCCGCCGAGCGCCGCGCCCCCGCACGGGTGGGCGTGGCCCTGACCGTGCTGGGTGTTGCCATCCACGCAGCCGGCGTCATCACCCGGGCCATCGGCGCGGGCCGGGTGCCGTGGGGCAACATGTACGAGTTCCTGACCACCGGCGCGTTCGTGGCCGTGGCCGTCTTCCTCCTGGTCCTGATCCGGCGCGACCTGCGCTTCCTCGGCACCTTCGTGGTGGGCCTGGCGATCATCATGCTGGTGGCTGCCTCCGTCGCCTACTGGACCCCCGTGGGCCACCTCGTTCCCGCGCTGCAGAGCTACTGGCTGATCATCCACGTCTCGATCGCTGTGCTGTCCTCCGCGCTCTTCACCCTGACCTTCGCGATGTCGGCGCTGCAGCTGGTCCAGACGCACCGGCAGAAAACCATCGCCGCCGGCGGAGCCGACAAACTGGGCTTCATGCGCCTCGTGCCGACCGCGTTGAGCCTCGAGAACCTCTCCTACCGGATCAACGCCATCGCGTTCGTCGGCTGGACCTTCACGCTGATGTTCGGTGCCATCTGGGCCGAAAAGGCCTGGGGCCGCTTCTGGGGCTGGGACACCAAGGAAGTCTGGACCTTCGTGATCTGGGTGGTTTACGCCGGCTACCTGCACGCCCGCGCCACCCGGGGCTGGACCGGAACCCGTGCGGCCTGGCTGTCGATCGTCGGCTACCTCTGCGTGGTCTTCAACTTCACGATCGTGAACCAGTTCTTCAACGGCCTGCACTCCTACTCGGGTCTGTAG
- the resB gene encoding cytochrome c biogenesis protein ResB: MSERVNLDKKSPAPGTEPDGTKGGEPGKSGGGTSPVAAAKAEAVLPALGPMGMLRWAWTQLTSMRTALFLLLMLAVAAVPGSLFPQRPANPSIVTQYIKDNPDYGKILDSLQLYDVYSSAWFSAIYILLFISLIGCVVPRAIAHYKAMRSQPPRTPARLSRLPEYGTLVIPAGAGIPASRAITDAAGLLKKRGYRVDVRDRDGARPSIGAERGFLREVGNLVFHTSLIGVLVSVAVGGLFGYSGQRILVEGDTFVNTLVGYDQFTPGTNFQSSQLQPYSVQLDKFEITFDRESQGKNGQPIDFRADVTTRDAPDAPAKTEVLKVNDPLTLGGTSMYLTGNGYAPVVTIRDGAGNVAMQGPVVAKLQGDNYYSSAVIKVPDAKPDQLAFAGFFLPTAFITEEGVSFSGDPELFNPQLTLNSYYGDLGLDDGSPQNVFELDVEKLTPLNARNLDAGGITLSPGASYTLPDGKGSISFDGVKRYIGVDIHHNPGQLYALIFALLAVAGLVTSLYVNRRRVWVRTGTHQDGRTMVEYGLLARGEDHRLAGEAAAVRRLLAGAWDLDDGGSQSAPSGGADNDRADTRLPGAGAGAGAEQAAPGHPAADFIQSTAGSSESKKEQ, encoded by the coding sequence ATGAGCGAGCGAGTGAACCTAGACAAGAAGTCCCCTGCCCCCGGCACCGAGCCTGACGGCACCAAGGGCGGCGAGCCCGGCAAATCCGGCGGCGGCACCAGCCCCGTCGCGGCCGCGAAGGCTGAAGCTGTCCTTCCGGCGCTGGGCCCGATGGGCATGCTCCGCTGGGCCTGGACCCAGCTGACCAGCATGCGCACCGCGCTGTTCCTGCTGCTGATGCTGGCGGTGGCAGCGGTGCCCGGTTCGCTGTTCCCGCAGCGGCCCGCCAACCCCTCGATCGTCACGCAGTACATCAAGGACAACCCGGACTACGGCAAGATCCTCGACTCGCTCCAGCTCTACGATGTGTACTCCTCGGCGTGGTTCTCCGCCATCTACATCCTGCTGTTCATCTCGCTGATCGGCTGCGTGGTCCCGCGCGCCATCGCGCACTACAAGGCCATGCGGTCCCAGCCCCCGCGCACGCCGGCACGGCTGTCCCGGCTGCCCGAATACGGCACCCTCGTGATCCCCGCCGGCGCCGGGATCCCGGCGTCGCGCGCCATCACCGACGCCGCCGGGCTGCTGAAAAAGCGCGGCTACCGCGTCGACGTCCGCGACCGCGACGGTGCCCGGCCCTCGATCGGCGCCGAACGCGGCTTCCTGCGCGAGGTCGGCAACCTGGTCTTCCACACCTCGCTGATCGGGGTGCTGGTGTCCGTGGCGGTCGGCGGGCTGTTCGGCTACAGCGGCCAGCGGATCCTTGTGGAGGGCGACACCTTCGTCAACACACTCGTGGGCTATGACCAGTTCACCCCGGGCACCAACTTCCAGAGCAGCCAGCTGCAGCCGTACTCGGTCCAGCTGGACAAGTTCGAGATCACCTTCGACCGCGAGTCCCAGGGCAAGAACGGCCAGCCCATCGACTTCCGGGCCGACGTGACCACCAGGGACGCCCCGGACGCTCCCGCCAAGACCGAGGTGCTGAAGGTCAACGATCCGCTCACCCTCGGCGGCACCAGCATGTACCTCACCGGCAATGGCTACGCCCCGGTCGTCACCATCCGCGACGGCGCTGGGAACGTCGCCATGCAGGGCCCGGTGGTGGCCAAGCTGCAGGGCGACAACTACTACTCCTCGGCGGTCATCAAGGTCCCGGATGCCAAGCCCGACCAACTCGCCTTCGCCGGCTTCTTCCTGCCCACGGCGTTCATTACCGAGGAAGGTGTGTCCTTCAGCGGCGATCCGGAGCTCTTCAACCCGCAGCTGACCCTGAACTCCTACTACGGCGACCTCGGGCTGGACGACGGCTCCCCGCAGAACGTTTTCGAGCTCGACGTCGAGAAGCTCACGCCGCTGAATGCCCGCAACCTCGACGCCGGCGGCATCACGCTCTCGCCGGGCGCCAGCTACACCCTGCCCGACGGCAAGGGTTCGATCAGCTTCGACGGCGTGAAGCGCTACATCGGCGTCGACATCCACCACAATCCGGGCCAGCTGTACGCCCTGATCTTCGCGCTCCTGGCGGTGGCCGGCCTGGTCACCTCCCTGTACGTGAACCGCCGCCGCGTCTGGGTCCGGACCGGCACCCACCAGGACGGCCGCACCATGGTCGAGTACGGGCTTCTGGCCCGCGGCGAAGACCACCGGCTTGCCGGCGAAGCCGCCGCGGTCCGCAGGCTGCTCGCCGGCGCCTGGGATCTCGACGACGGCGGCTCCCAGTCGGCTCCCAGCGGGGGAGCGGATAATGACCGGGCGGACACCAGGCTGCCCGGTGCCGGTGCCGGTGCCGGCGCTGAGCAGGCCGCTCCCGGCCACCCCGCAGCAGACTTCATCCAGTCAACAGCAGGCTCTTCCGAGTCAAAGAAGGAACAGTAA
- a CDS encoding cytochrome c biogenesis CcdA family protein, whose protein sequence is MNSPFAEAILSGSLLLAIPVALLAGFVSFLSPCVLPLVPGYLGYVTGLTGVDLQKQKRGRMLAGIGLFVLGFSVIFVLLGGAFGQLGTLITGTQNAWITQVLGILVIIMGVVFMGGFGWLQRDAKIQSKPPAGLWGAPLLGITFGLGWAPCIGPTYSAVQLLSLSGGSSAAKGAFLAFVYSLGLGIPFLLIALAVRRGIGVMSFFRKHRLAIQRTGGGILVGLGLLMATGVWGTWVSELQYWFQTDVKLPI, encoded by the coding sequence GTGAACAGCCCCTTCGCCGAAGCCATCCTCAGCGGATCGCTGCTGCTTGCCATCCCGGTGGCACTGCTGGCCGGCTTCGTCTCCTTCCTTTCGCCCTGCGTGCTGCCGCTCGTGCCGGGGTATTTGGGCTACGTCACGGGACTGACCGGCGTCGACCTCCAGAAGCAGAAGCGCGGCCGCATGCTGGCCGGCATCGGGCTTTTTGTGCTGGGCTTCTCAGTGATCTTTGTGCTGCTCGGCGGGGCGTTCGGGCAGCTCGGGACGCTGATCACCGGCACGCAGAACGCCTGGATCACGCAAGTTCTCGGCATCCTCGTGATCATCATGGGGGTGGTGTTTATGGGCGGATTCGGCTGGCTGCAGCGCGACGCCAAGATCCAGTCCAAACCGCCGGCCGGGCTGTGGGGTGCGCCGCTGCTGGGCATCACGTTCGGCCTCGGCTGGGCGCCGTGCATCGGCCCGACCTATTCCGCGGTCCAGCTGCTGAGCCTTTCCGGCGGGTCCTCGGCGGCCAAGGGAGCGTTCCTGGCGTTCGTCTATAGCCTGGGCCTGGGCATTCCCTTCCTGCTGATCGCCCTGGCCGTGCGCCGCGGCATCGGCGTGATGTCCTTCTTCCGCAAGCACCGGCTCGCCATCCAGCGCACCGGCGGCGGAATCCTCGTGGGGCTCGGCCTGCTGATGGCCACCGGCGTGTGGGGGACCTGGGTGTCCGAGTTGCAGTACTGGTTCCAAACCGATGTGAAATTGCCGATCTGA
- a CDS encoding TlpA family protein disulfide reductase, with protein sequence MSANPANSGNVSPLSRRSVLSAGGAALAVVLGLSGCAQEDALAQQAKAGDNKNYVAGDGSVTEFAVADRKSPIAIKGTLFDGTAVTAEAFQGQVTVLNFWFAACAPCRVEAPSLEALHQEFKTQGVQFFGVNLRDEKATAEAFDKTFNLTYPSFNDKDGAVLLAVSGLVPPGAVPTTLVLDKQGRVASRVLGEIQKGTLKSLIAAAVAE encoded by the coding sequence ATGAGCGCAAACCCAGCAAATTCCGGAAACGTGTCACCCTTGTCCCGCCGCAGTGTCCTATCAGCGGGCGGTGCGGCCCTCGCCGTCGTGCTGGGTCTCTCCGGATGCGCGCAGGAGGATGCGCTGGCCCAGCAGGCCAAGGCCGGCGACAACAAGAACTACGTGGCCGGCGACGGGTCGGTGACGGAGTTCGCCGTCGCGGACCGCAAGAGCCCGATCGCGATCAAGGGCACGCTCTTCGACGGCACCGCGGTGACTGCCGAAGCCTTCCAGGGCCAGGTGACCGTGCTGAACTTCTGGTTCGCCGCCTGCGCACCGTGCCGGGTGGAGGCACCCTCGCTGGAGGCCCTGCACCAGGAGTTCAAGACCCAGGGCGTGCAGTTCTTCGGCGTCAACCTCCGCGACGAGAAGGCCACGGCGGAAGCGTTCGACAAGACCTTCAACCTGACCTACCCGAGCTTCAACGACAAGGACGGCGCCGTGCTGCTGGCCGTTTCCGGACTCGTTCCCCCGGGGGCCGTGCCCACCACGCTCGTGCTGGACAAGCAGGGCCGTGTGGCCTCCCGTGTCCTCGGTGAGATCCAAAAGGGCACCCTCAAGTCGCTCATCGCCGCTGCCGTGGCCGAGTAG
- a CDS encoding histidine phosphatase family protein, with protein MPQATVHLLRHGEVHNPDGVLYGRLPEFHLSELGREMARTLAEHFSERSRQGAKIVHLVASPLTRAQETAEPIAAALNLAITTEARIIEAENYFEGLHVDKAEILKPRHWPMLRNPFRPSWGEPYKEQAARVIAAVQDARLRAIELGGDGAEAILVSHQLPIWATRLSAEGRPLWHDPRKRECTLTSVTSLVFDGDGNLLRVDYSEPAAALLPGASSTPGA; from the coding sequence ATGCCCCAAGCCACTGTTCATTTGCTCCGCCACGGCGAGGTCCACAATCCCGATGGCGTCCTCTACGGCAGGCTGCCCGAGTTCCACCTCTCCGAGCTCGGCCGCGAGATGGCCCGGACGCTTGCGGAGCACTTCAGTGAGCGGTCCCGGCAGGGCGCGAAGATCGTCCACCTCGTTGCCTCACCGCTGACCCGCGCCCAGGAAACGGCAGAGCCCATCGCGGCGGCCCTCAACCTGGCCATCACCACCGAGGCCCGCATCATCGAGGCCGAAAACTACTTCGAGGGACTCCACGTCGACAAGGCGGAGATCCTCAAACCGAGGCACTGGCCCATGCTGCGCAACCCGTTCCGGCCCTCCTGGGGCGAGCCGTACAAGGAGCAGGCCGCCCGAGTGATCGCCGCGGTCCAGGATGCCCGGCTGCGGGCCATCGAGCTCGGTGGCGACGGGGCCGAAGCGATCCTGGTCAGCCACCAGCTGCCGATCTGGGCCACCCGGCTCAGCGCCGAGGGCAGGCCCCTCTGGCATGATCCGCGCAAACGCGAATGCACCCTCACCTCGGTCACCTCCCTGGTGTTCGACGGCGACGGGAACCTTCTGCGGGTCGACTACAGCGAGCCGGCGGCCGCCCTACTTCCCGGTGCGTCCAGCACCCCCGGAGCCTGA
- a CDS encoding YceI family protein, protein MALPANVTTGLWTLDNSHSEIAFTVRHAGISKVRGQFKDAEATLDLAENVADSKVNATIKTASFDSGDANRDGHVRGEDFFDVEKFPEISFVSNTIAPKGDAYELQGELTIKGVTRPVALETEFNGVAVDPFGMTRAGLSAETTISRKDFGLTWNAVLEAGGVLVSDKVAVNLELAFIAPAA, encoded by the coding sequence ATGGCACTTCCCGCCAACGTCACCACCGGCCTCTGGACCCTCGACAACTCGCACTCCGAGATTGCCTTCACCGTCCGCCACGCGGGCATCAGCAAGGTCCGCGGCCAGTTCAAGGATGCAGAAGCTACCCTGGACCTCGCCGAGAACGTGGCCGACTCCAAGGTCAACGCCACGATCAAGACCGCGAGCTTTGACTCCGGCGACGCCAACCGCGACGGCCACGTCCGCGGCGAAGACTTCTTCGACGTCGAGAAGTTCCCGGAAATCTCCTTCGTCTCCAACACCATCGCCCCCAAGGGTGACGCTTACGAACTCCAGGGCGAGCTCACCATCAAGGGCGTTACCCGTCCGGTGGCACTCGAAACCGAATTCAACGGCGTGGCAGTCGACCCGTTCGGCATGACCCGCGCCGGCCTGTCCGCCGAGACCACGATCAGCCGCAAGGACTTCGGCCTGACCTGGAACGCAGTCCTCGAAGCCGGCGGCGTGCTCGTCAGCGACAAGGTTGCCGTCAACCTCGAACTGGCCTTCATCGCTCCCGCAGCCTAG
- a CDS encoding redox-sensing transcriptional repressor Rex has protein sequence MTSLDSSPDAMPGGPGTATKQIPPAAVARLTIYLRALTTLLAEGVDRVSSESLAEASGVSSSTLRKDLSYVGSYGTRGVGYEVQYLNRHIAAALGLTHDWKVAIVGAGNLGKALARYGGFESRGFEIVAIFDADQMVVGSEVGWLRVSDAADLEPVLQRTGANMVVLALPAAVAQDVCDRVIAAGVRSILSFAPVMLQVPPGVNLRKVDMATELQILAYHAQRAQDPEDAD, from the coding sequence GTGACTTCGCTGGATTCATCCCCTGACGCGATGCCCGGGGGACCTGGGACTGCCACCAAGCAGATTCCGCCCGCGGCCGTGGCCCGGCTGACCATTTATTTGCGCGCCCTTACCACCCTGCTCGCGGAGGGCGTTGACCGGGTCTCGTCCGAATCCCTGGCCGAGGCTTCAGGGGTCAGCTCCTCCACGCTCCGCAAAGACCTTTCCTATGTTGGCTCCTACGGGACCCGTGGCGTCGGCTACGAGGTGCAGTACCTCAACCGGCATATTGCCGCCGCGCTGGGCCTGACGCACGACTGGAAGGTCGCAATCGTCGGTGCCGGCAACCTCGGCAAGGCGCTGGCCCGGTACGGCGGCTTCGAATCCCGGGGCTTTGAAATTGTTGCGATTTTCGACGCCGACCAGATGGTGGTGGGCAGCGAGGTGGGCTGGCTGCGTGTCAGTGACGCCGCCGACCTCGAGCCGGTACTGCAACGGACCGGAGCCAACATGGTGGTGCTCGCCCTGCCGGCCGCTGTGGCGCAGGACGTCTGCGACCGGGTGATTGCCGCCGGCGTGCGGAGCATTCTCAGTTTTGCCCCGGTGATGCTTCAGGTGCCGCCGGGGGTCAACCTGCGCAAGGTGGACATGGCCACCGAACTGCAGATTCTCGCCTACCACGCACAAAGGGCGCAGGACCCGGAGGATGCTGACTAG
- a CDS encoding glutaredoxin family protein: MPSPDVVLITKADCHLCPAARDAVDRVTKSLGIGWREQPVDDDVELRERFAEEIPVLLVDGVQRDFWKIDEVRLERTLRRALGQQA; encoded by the coding sequence ATGCCAAGCCCAGACGTCGTCCTCATCACCAAAGCTGACTGCCACCTCTGCCCGGCGGCGCGCGACGCCGTCGACCGCGTCACAAAGAGTCTCGGGATCGGCTGGCGGGAGCAGCCGGTGGATGACGACGTCGAGCTGCGGGAACGTTTCGCGGAGGAGATTCCGGTGCTGCTGGTGGACGGTGTCCAGCGGGATTTCTGGAAGATTGATGAAGTCCGGCTGGAGCGGACGCTGCGGCGGGCGCTGGGCCAGCAGGCCTGA
- a CDS encoding HAD family hydrolase, protein MPEEKYVAVVTAPVAAPQHGEAAFFDVDNTLMRGASLFHVARKMHQRGAFTIPEAAGIAWKQLMFVLRGEKMDDIHAVRDTAMALAAGFTVEDVQALGEEVYDEMIESRIWPGAKALAEQHLRVGRRVWLVTATPIEVATVISTRLGLTGALGTVGEILDGAYTGRLVGDILHGPAKAVAVRAVADAEGLDLARCWAYSDSHNDIPLLSMVGHPVAINPDARLRRHARENNWPVYDFRSGRRAATLGLKAATAGGVIYGLWRGFSRFRGPIL, encoded by the coding sequence ATGCCCGAAGAGAAGTACGTCGCTGTGGTTACAGCGCCTGTTGCAGCACCGCAGCACGGCGAAGCCGCGTTCTTCGACGTCGACAACACCCTCATGCGGGGCGCCAGCCTGTTCCATGTGGCCCGCAAGATGCACCAGCGCGGGGCGTTCACGATTCCCGAGGCGGCCGGGATCGCCTGGAAGCAGCTGATGTTCGTGCTGCGGGGGGAGAAGATGGATGACATCCACGCCGTCCGCGACACGGCCATGGCACTGGCCGCCGGATTCACCGTTGAGGACGTCCAGGCCCTCGGCGAAGAAGTTTATGACGAAATGATCGAATCCCGGATCTGGCCGGGGGCCAAAGCCCTGGCCGAGCAGCACCTCCGGGTGGGCCGCAGGGTTTGGCTCGTGACGGCAACACCGATCGAGGTGGCCACGGTCATCTCGACCAGGCTGGGCCTCACCGGCGCCCTCGGCACCGTGGGCGAAATCCTGGACGGCGCCTACACCGGACGGCTGGTCGGCGATATCCTGCACGGCCCCGCCAAGGCCGTGGCCGTCCGCGCGGTGGCCGACGCCGAGGGGCTGGATCTGGCCCGGTGCTGGGCGTACAGCGATTCGCACAACGACATCCCGCTGCTGAGCATGGTGGGGCACCCCGTGGCGATCAACCCCGATGCCAGGCTCCGCCGCCATGCCCGCGAAAACAACTGGCCGGTCTACGACTTCCGCTCCGGACGGCGCGCGGCCACCCTTGGGCTCAAGGCAGCCACCGCAGGAGGGGTCATCTACGGCCTCTGGCGGGGGTTCTCCCGCTTCCGCGGCCCCATTCTCTGA
- a CDS encoding 30S ribosomal protein bS22 has protein sequence MGSVIKKRRKRMAKKKHRKLLRKTRHQRRNKK, from the coding sequence GTGGGTTCAGTTATTAAGAAGCGTCGCAAGCGTATGGCCAAGAAGAAGCACCGCAAGCTGCTTCGCAAGACGCGCCACCAGCGTCGCAATAAGAAGTAG
- a CDS encoding helix-turn-helix domain-containing protein, which yields MSSEANFSNARFLTVAEVADTMRVSKMTVYRLVHSGEMPAVRFGRSYRVPETAVEQYLRGAVVDGNTETG from the coding sequence ATGTCTTCGGAGGCTAACTTCTCCAACGCACGCTTCTTGACCGTGGCGGAAGTCGCGGACACGATGCGGGTATCGAAAATGACCGTGTACCGTCTTGTTCATTCCGGCGAGATGCCGGCTGTCCGGTTCGGGCGCTCATACCGGGTGCCGGAAACCGCCGTCGAACAGTACCTCAGGGGGGCCGTCGTCGACGGAAACACGGAAACAGGCTGA
- a CDS encoding 3-deoxy-7-phosphoheptulonate synthase: MSIEAAPESQQSTSNLRVSEFTPLPSPRDMLAELPLDARLADVVARGRDEVRAIMDGVDDRLLVIVGPCSIHDPQAGLEYARRLVSQAEKHKEDLLIVMRAYFEKPRTTVGWKGLINDPRLDGSHDIAAGLGAARRFLQQVTALGLPAGTEFLEPISPQYMADLVSWGAIGARTTESQIHRQLASGLSMPIGFKNGTDGDLQVALDACSAAAAGQAFLGIDGEGRAALVSTAGNPDTHIILRGGRKGPNYSAPEIEATTAKLAAKQLNPRLIVDASHANSGKSHHRQAEVALEIGSQLEGGGTSAGAIAGVMLESFLVGGAQNLDVTEHAAGTDELVYGQSVTDACMDWDVTASVLAQLAASARIRRTRG, encoded by the coding sequence ATGAGCATCGAAGCAGCCCCCGAATCCCAGCAGTCCACCTCTAACCTGCGCGTCAGCGAGTTCACTCCGCTGCCGAGCCCGCGGGACATGCTCGCGGAGCTGCCGCTGGACGCCCGGCTCGCCGACGTCGTGGCGCGCGGCCGCGACGAGGTCCGCGCCATCATGGACGGGGTCGATGACCGCCTGCTCGTCATTGTCGGCCCCTGTTCCATCCACGATCCCCAGGCCGGCCTCGAATACGCCCGCCGGCTGGTCAGCCAGGCCGAGAAGCACAAGGAAGACCTGCTGATCGTGATGCGGGCCTACTTCGAGAAGCCCCGCACCACGGTGGGCTGGAAGGGCCTGATCAACGACCCGCGGCTCGACGGCAGCCACGACATCGCGGCCGGGCTGGGCGCCGCACGCCGATTCCTGCAGCAGGTCACCGCGCTCGGCCTGCCCGCCGGCACCGAATTCCTGGAACCGATCAGCCCGCAGTACATGGCGGACCTGGTCTCCTGGGGTGCGATCGGCGCCCGGACCACCGAGAGCCAGATCCACCGCCAGCTGGCGTCCGGGCTTTCCATGCCGATCGGGTTCAAGAACGGGACCGACGGCGACCTGCAGGTCGCGCTCGACGCGTGCAGCGCCGCCGCGGCAGGCCAGGCGTTCCTTGGCATCGACGGCGAGGGCCGGGCCGCGCTGGTCTCCACGGCCGGCAACCCGGACACGCACATCATCCTCCGCGGCGGCCGCAAGGGCCCGAACTACTCCGCCCCCGAGATCGAGGCCACCACCGCCAAGCTGGCCGCGAAGCAGCTCAACCCGCGGTTGATCGTTGACGCGAGCCATGCCAACAGCGGTAAGAGCCACCACCGGCAGGCGGAAGTCGCCCTCGAAATCGGCTCACAGCTGGAGGGCGGGGGCACCTCGGCGGGCGCCATCGCCGGAGTCATGCTGGAGAGCTTCCTCGTGGGCGGTGCGCAGAACCTGGATGTCACCGAGCACGCTGCCGGGACGGACGAGCTCGTCTACGGCCAGAGCGTCACGGACGCCTGCATGGACTGGGATGTCACGGCATCGGTCCTGGCGCAGCTCGCGGCCTCCGCGCGCATCCGCCGCACCCGCGGTTAG
- a CDS encoding FadR/GntR family transcriptional regulator, whose translation MRTHQLVLQWIEGQLSSGQLALGGRLPAERSLAEQLQVSRTSVREAIRILEAMGVLRVGVGSGPEAGTVVVADPTAALGSALRLHVATSHLPVKDIVETRVLLESWAASRARAESPALAEAERLLEQMDSCSGTEAFLALDVRFHLALADAAGNAVVSAMMGSLREAIQDYAGRLTGSLPDWESTAARLRAEHRGILAAISSHDGARAAQLVAEHIEGYYAEAGLGPEAWSAG comes from the coding sequence ATGCGTACCCACCAGCTTGTCCTGCAGTGGATCGAGGGCCAGCTCTCCAGCGGCCAGCTCGCCCTGGGCGGACGGCTTCCGGCGGAGCGCTCGCTCGCCGAGCAGCTCCAGGTCTCCCGCACCTCCGTCCGCGAGGCCATCCGGATCCTGGAGGCCATGGGCGTGCTCCGGGTCGGGGTGGGATCGGGTCCTGAGGCGGGGACCGTCGTCGTCGCCGATCCGACCGCGGCGCTGGGCTCAGCGCTCCGGCTGCATGTCGCCACCTCGCACCTGCCCGTCAAGGACATCGTGGAGACGCGGGTGCTGTTGGAATCCTGGGCCGCTTCCCGGGCCCGTGCGGAGTCGCCCGCGCTGGCCGAGGCGGAACGGCTGCTGGAGCAGATGGACAGCTGTTCCGGGACGGAGGCGTTCCTGGCCCTGGATGTCCGGTTCCATCTGGCGCTGGCTGATGCCGCGGGCAACGCCGTGGTCAGCGCCATGATGGGTTCCCTTCGCGAGGCCATCCAGGACTATGCGGGCCGGCTCACCGGCAGTCTTCCGGACTGGGAGTCCACCGCGGCACGGCTCCGCGCGGAACACCGGGGCATCCTGGCGGCCATTTCCAGCCACGACGGCGCCCGCGCGGCGCAGCTGGTGGCGGAGCATATCGAGGGATATTACGCGGAAGCCGGACTGGGCCCCGAGGCCTGGTCCGCGGGCTGA